The Synechococcus sp. M16.1 genome includes the window ACACGCCAGCCAGTAAACCGCAGCAAGCCAGAGGTAGACCTCCAGATAGCGGCCGATGAAAGCAGGATTCGCCAACAGGCTGCGGCTGATGCCCAGCAATTCCATCAAACCGAGAATGGCCATCAGGCTTGTGTTTTGCAGCAGACCCACCGCCTGATTGGTGAGCGATGGAAGTGCAACCCGCAGCGCCTGAGGCAGCACCACCAGTTGCAGCACTTGGCGTGGCGACAGCCCCAGCACGGCTGCAGCTTCCCGCTGAGTAGGCGGAATCGCCTGCAGGCCTCCGCGAACATCCTCTGCGATGTAGGCCGCTGCAAACAAGGCGAAGGCCACAACCGCCCGCAGAACACGATTGATCTCAAGCCCTGGCGGCAGGAACAACGGGATCAGCAGTTGTCCAAAGAACAGAACCGCAATCAAGGGCACAGCCCGCATCAACTCGATGTAGGCGGCGCTGCTCCAACGCAGCACCGGCAGCTCACTGCGCCGGCCGAGGGCCAGGAGGATCCCTAACGGAAGCGCCAAAGCTCCACTGCCTCCCGTAAGCAGCAGCGTGAGCGTCAGACCACCCCAACTGCGTGTCCCCACCGGCAGCAGACCCAAACCTCCGGTCAACAGCCAGAGCCCCAGCGGTGCCATCGCGATCCAGACCAACGGCAACCAACGGCGAACCCAGCCAGGCTTCGGACCAGTGAGGGTCAGCAGCGTCAGCGTGATCAGTGCTGCCATCCACAGCAACGGACGCCAGCGTTGATCCGCAGGGAAACTGCCCACCGCGTACAGCGGCAGATTGGTGGCCACCACAGACCAGTCGGCTGCCACCAGCAGCCAATGCAGCATGGACCAGCCAGCCCATCCGAGCAGAACCAGCAGCAGCAGGGTGATCCCACGATCCAACCAACGGTTCATCAGCGGCTCCTGTTCAGACGACCCAGCACGGCACGGTTGAAGGCAGCCATGCCCCCGCTGATCAACAGATTCAGCAGCAGAAAGCTGAGCAACAGCAGCAGGAAGCCCTCAATGGCGCGGCCGGTTTGGGTGATGGTGGTGTCACTGACGGCGTAGAGATCGGCGTAGCCCACGGCAATGGACAGGGTGCTGTTCTTGGCGAGATTGAGGTACTGGCTCGTGAGCGCAGGAAGAATCGCCGGCAGGGCCTGCGGCAACACAATCCGACGCAGCCCAAGCCCTTCTCCAAGCCCAAGGCTGCGGAAGGCCTCCCACTGGCCCCGCGGTACCGCATTGATGCCACCGCGCACGATCTCGGCAATCGATGCACCCGTGAACACCGTGAGCCCCACAAGGACCGCACAAAATTCAACGCTGAGGTTCAGGCCCAACAGCTGAATGCCCTGATTCGAAAGCCGGATCAACCCACCGATCGGCACCGAGGGAAGGCCAAGGAAGGCAACGAAATACCAGAACAGCAACTGCAGCAGCAGAGGAATCTGACGAATCAAGGCCACGTAGCTTCCGGCCAGGCTGCGCAGCAGACGGTTGTTGCTACCGCGGGCTGCACCGGCAGCCACACCCAGGCCGGTGGCCAAGACCAGGCCAGCCGCGATCACCTTGAGGCTGTTCAGCCAACCAATGGTCAGGGCCCAGAGGTAGCTATCAGATGGGGCATAGGGAAGGGCTGTTTCCGCCAGAGCAAAACCAGCGGGTCGGCCCAGCCAGCCAAAACCCAGTCCCAAGCCCGTTCGAATCAGGTTGACCGCCAGATTGTTGACCAGCAGAGCCACAAGGCCCAGCAGTACGGCGGCGACAGCAACCTGAACCAGGAGACGACGCTGCCGCATCAGGTGAACGGTGGGGAAATCATCAAACCACCTTCACCGGACAGCCGGTTCGCCCCCCGGGGAATCGCCACGGCACTGTCGGGTCCGAGATGGCGGTTGTAGATCTCGCCGTAATTGCCGGTGGCACGGATCACCTGAACAACAAAGTCATCGGCGAGTCCGAGTTTTCGACCCAGACCTGGGTCCACCCCCAGGAAACGCCGCAGAGCGGTCTGGGAGGGGTCAGCTGCGGCTTGCTTCACCACCGCATCAACACTGACTTGGGTGATACCCCGTTCCTCGGCTTCGATCAGAGCGTTGATCACCCAGGTCATGGCATCACCCATGGGCTGATCCCCACCCACCACAGCTGGAGCCAGAGGCTCCTTGCTGATCCGGTCGTCGAGGATCTGATGCGCCTGGGGATCACTGAACCCTGAGCGTGCCGCCGCCAGTTGCGAGCGATCAGACGTCATGGCTGCGCAGCGCCCCTGGAGGTAGCCGCCCACCACCTGATTGAGATCTTGATATTTGATCGGTGTGTAGGGAAGCCCCTCGGAGGCGAAGGCGTCGTTGAGGTTTTGCTCGGTTGTGGTGCCCGATCCCACGCAAATGGACTTACCGCTCAAGTCAGCCAGCGAACGCACTCCGCTGGCGGCATTCACCATCAAGCCCTGTCCGTCATGGAACACCACAGGTCCAAAGCGAAGCCCATTGCCCCCCATAGCATCGCGGCTGAGGGTGTGGGTGGTGTTGCGAGACAACAGATCGATCTCGCCCGATCGCAAGGCCGTGAACCGCTCGGGCGCGGTTAAAGGCCGGTATTGAACCTTCTCGGCATCACCAACGAAAGCGGCAGCCATGGCACGGCAGATGTCGATATCCAGGCCGGTGTAACGACCATCAGGACTGAGAAAACTGAAGCCTGGAATCTTGCCGCTCACCCCACAAAGCAACTCACCACGCGCTTTGACCAGATCCAGACGCGAGCCAGCTGCACTGTCCAGTGACGCGCAGGACGCCAGGAACGAGGACAACCCGGCCAACGCAACGATCAGAACACGTGAACTGGATCGGAACATCAGCGTTGGTACGGATCGGGTGGGATTGTCCCAGATCCCCAGCACATCCCCCACATCCGACCTACGTTCATGGCAATCAGCCTGGCTGCAATGAAGGTCTGGGCCTGCCTTTTGGCCGGACTGAT containing:
- a CDS encoding amino acid ABC transporter permease, with amino-acid sequence MNRWLDRGITLLLLVLLGWAGWSMLHWLLVAADWSVVATNLPLYAVGSFPADQRWRPLLWMAALITLTLLTLTGPKPGWVRRWLPLVWIAMAPLGLWLLTGGLGLLPVGTRSWGGLTLTLLLTGGSGALALPLGILLALGRRSELPVLRWSSAAYIELMRAVPLIAVLFFGQLLIPLFLPPGLEINRVLRAVVAFALFAAAYIAEDVRGGLQAIPPTQREAAAVLGLSPRQVLQLVVLPQALRVALPSLTNQAVGLLQNTSLMAILGLMELLGISRSLLANPAFIGRYLEVYLWLAAVYWLACTAMALLARHLEVQLDPARSAS
- a CDS encoding ABC transporter permease subunit (The N-terminal region of this protein, as described by TIGR01726, is a three transmembrane segment that identifies a subfamily of ABC transporter permease subunits, which specificities that include histidine, arginine, glutamine, glutamate, L-cystine (sic), the opines (in Agrobacterium) octopine and nopaline, etc.) — its product is MRQRRLLVQVAVAAVLLGLVALLVNNLAVNLIRTGLGLGFGWLGRPAGFALAETALPYAPSDSYLWALTIGWLNSLKVIAAGLVLATGLGVAAGAARGSNNRLLRSLAGSYVALIRQIPLLLQLLFWYFVAFLGLPSVPIGGLIRLSNQGIQLLGLNLSVEFCAVLVGLTVFTGASIAEIVRGGINAVPRGQWEAFRSLGLGEGLGLRRIVLPQALPAILPALTSQYLNLAKNSTLSIAVGYADLYAVSDTTITQTGRAIEGFLLLLLSFLLLNLLISGGMAAFNRAVLGRLNRSR
- a CDS encoding amino acid ABC transporter substrate-binding protein, producing MFRSSSRVLIVALAGLSSFLASCASLDSAAGSRLDLVKARGELLCGVSGKIPGFSFLSPDGRYTGLDIDICRAMAAAFVGDAEKVQYRPLTAPERFTALRSGEIDLLSRNTTHTLSRDAMGGNGLRFGPVVFHDGQGLMVNAASGVRSLADLSGKSICVGSGTTTEQNLNDAFASEGLPYTPIKYQDLNQVVGGYLQGRCAAMTSDRSQLAAARSGFSDPQAHQILDDRISKEPLAPAVVGGDQPMGDAMTWVINALIEAEERGITQVSVDAVVKQAAADPSQTALRRFLGVDPGLGRKLGLADDFVVQVIRATGNYGEIYNRHLGPDSAVAIPRGANRLSGEGGLMISPPFT